The sequence GATTGTATTGTCTGCGACAAGTGCGCTAAAGTCTGTCCCGTCGATTGCATCACGATCGACGCCATCAAAGCAACGGAAGAGGTTGGCCGGGCATCAGATGGTTCACCGATTCGGCTGTATGCTGCCACATTCGATATCGATATGGCCAAATGCTGCTATTGCGGCCTTTGCACGGTTGTTTGCCCGACCGAATGCCTGACAATGGACAAAAAGTTTGATTATAGTGAGTTTGAGCTTGGAAAGTTAACCTATGAGTTTGCCAATCTGACAACGGAAGAAGCAGACGAGAAGCGGAATTTATACGAACTGTTTCTACGGGAAAAAGAAGAACAGAAAGCCGCTCAGGCTGTGGCAAAAGCCGCGTCTCAACCATCAACCGCTCAACCGGCCAACAAACCTAAACCAGCATTTCGGCCAACTCCTAAACCAATAGCTACTCCGCCATCTTCTGAGCCTGCCAATGCTTCGGGGGCATCTATGGACCATCCATTAACCGATGCTACACCCGATGAAATGCAGCATATTGCACAGGGAGGCCTTGAGTCAATGAAACATCCTGTATTCCGCCCCGCTAAAAGGCCAGCAGGCCCTACAACTGGTGTTCCGGAAGAAGCGGATAGTGATGAACCCACAAAGGAATCTACAACTGCACAGGAATCGACGGAAACTGCACCGAAGCCAAAGGTGGCTTCCGGTGGCTTCCGCCCGACAATGAAACCGGCTAAATCCACCACTACCGATTCGGCTGAAAAGTCAGATTTACTGGAGTCGGGAGAGCCGCCCAAACCTAAACCGGTCTTTCGGCCAACCATGAAACCACCCAAGCCGGTAACGGATGATTCGGCAACAACTTCTGAGCCTCAACCGACCAGCGAAGAACCAATTACTGAAGCCAAACCTCGCCCGGTTTTCCGCCCGACGATGAAGCCCAAAACGGCTCAGTCTGGAGCGGCTCCAATTGGTCCCGAGAACCAACCGGCTATCGATAAACCAGTTGACGAAACTCCCGAAATGCCAGAGCCAGCTACCCAAAAGCCTAAGCCCGTTTTCCGACCGACGATGAAACCGAAACCCAGTCAGCCAGCTGCTGAGCCGGAGGAAGGAGAAAAAACGACAGCGACTGCGGATAGCACTCCAGTTACTGAAACGCCCAAGCCCAAACCTGTTTTTCGGCCAACGATGAAACCCAAAGCACCACCATCAACCCCACCGTCGAACGACGATGGAAAATCAGCTTAACCAGAAAAATTCCGACGAATTAGTGATTCAGATAGCTTTTTATGGATTTTCTGCTCTGACATTAGGCGGGGCACTAGCGGTCCTATTAACCCGTAACGTTCTCTATGCCGCCTTTTTTCTATTATTGACCTTGTTGGGTGTTGCTGGGATCTTTGTGTTAGCGAGTGCCGATTTTCTGGCTGTAGCACAGATCATGATTTATGTTGGGGGGGTATTGGTATTGGTGATTTTTGGCGTCATGCTTACCCATAAAGCAGTATCCCCAACCGAGACAAACAGCCAGTCATCAAACCGCATACCAGCCTTGAATCGGGCCGGTGCCTATTCATGGTTAATAGCACTCGTGACCGCTGGACTGCTATTTGTTGCTCTCTATACGTTATTGGCCCGCGCTAATTTTACCTTACTGGAGCGTCCTGTAGGCTGGCAGACAACGATTGGCACGATCGGCAAGCAACTCATGACAGAGTATGTTGTCCCTTTTGAAATCGTTGGAATTTTATTGCTGGCTGCCTTGGTTGGGGCTACTTATCTCGCAGCCCCACTTGGGAAAAAAGGCAATTAAAGAGACAGGATTAGTAAGGTCAGTTGGCTAGATTTATTTCCCCTAATCACGTTAAGGACCGGGACACGACGCTAGTAGTCTCCTCCGGCACCACCACCACCAAAACTACCACCGCCAAAACCACCGAAGTCACTACCACCTCCGCTGCCACCGCTGCTCCATCCACCCCCCGAACTACCCCAGCCTGAAGTTGGGAAAAAGACCGGTGGGAAAAAGCCGCCACCGCGATTACGGTTACTGCCTCCGCCACTCCGACGAGAAATAACGAGGATAATCACGAAGATGATAACGGCCCAAATAAGGAATTCACCCCAGCCATCCCCATCAGACTGCTTCGGTTCGGCGTCATATTCACCACTCGCGCGCTTGATGATTTCGGTTGTTGCAGCATCTAACCCCTGGTAATACTGTTCCTGTTTAAAGGCCGGGGCAATCGTA comes from Spirosoma aureum and encodes:
- a CDS encoding 4Fe-4S dicluster domain-containing protein codes for the protein MAYFNDIKAGIRTTLKGLSLTFRHIRNATHRRTAEGIAEATYFDQQNGLVTLQYPHEQLPIPDNGRYRLRNEIDDCIVCDKCAKVCPVDCITIDAIKATEEVGRASDGSPIRLYAATFDIDMAKCCYCGLCTVVCPTECLTMDKKFDYSEFELGKLTYEFANLTTEEADEKRNLYELFLREKEEQKAAQAVAKAASQPSTAQPANKPKPAFRPTPKPIATPPSSEPANASGASMDHPLTDATPDEMQHIAQGGLESMKHPVFRPAKRPAGPTTGVPEEADSDEPTKESTTAQESTETAPKPKVASGGFRPTMKPAKSTTTDSAEKSDLLESGEPPKPKPVFRPTMKPPKPVTDDSATTSEPQPTSEEPITEAKPRPVFRPTMKPKTAQSGAAPIGPENQPAIDKPVDETPEMPEPATQKPKPVFRPTMKPKPSQPAAEPEEGEKTTATADSTPVTETPKPKPVFRPTMKPKAPPSTPPSNDDGKSA
- a CDS encoding NADH-quinone oxidoreductase subunit J family protein, encoding MIQIAFYGFSALTLGGALAVLLTRNVLYAAFFLLLTLLGVAGIFVLASADFLAVAQIMIYVGGVLVLVIFGVMLTHKAVSPTETNSQSSNRIPALNRAGAYSWLIALVTAGLLFVALYTLLARANFTLLERPVGWQTTIGTIGKQLMTEYVVPFEIVGILLLAALVGATYLAAPLGKKGN